The Yoonia sp. SS1-5 genome contains a region encoding:
- the icmH gene encoding type IVB secretion system protein IcmH/DotU, translating to MSDDDDKTVFGGPLPGAKPTPPAGNDKTVIGGALPPGGQPAPPIGRPATPPPAPGGNTWLGGNVPAPGGNMGRPAAPTDGFFPEIPQETPQQAAPLQTPRISLEEALRAKGLGQGGPSNPLLAAAANLLILFGRLRTGMVEMQAQPLMEHVTRELNSFEQNAVSAGADPHEAQVAKYALCGTADDIVQNLPGADKGVWIQYSMVARFFQRRDSGVGFFQEAEKAMQAPAQRFDLLELMLVCMSLGFEGQYRTAPNGAVELARVRSAIYETLRRVKPRPDDDISVKWAGVPMTGRRKFGGLPLWIYGGIAAALVVGTFATLSTLINRDGNTVATELTEMHPNVTQISLVRNFDINPFVPPAGDESQLERITDALSDQIAEGAVEVGTKGDFIFIRVGNALLFNSGSVDVKPEFQAVAGPILNVLNAERGPVRVVGFTDSIPLSGRGRFRTNQELSVARAEGVAAILRDGLSAPSCDAETVSVVTDNGDSVAVPLNSDAPGCGSAAERLSVEGLGEADPIGDNATAEGRALNRRVEILLAREGTF from the coding sequence ATGTCCGACGACGACGACAAGACGGTTTTTGGCGGCCCCTTGCCCGGTGCCAAGCCCACGCCGCCGGCTGGCAATGACAAGACAGTGATCGGCGGCGCCTTGCCGCCGGGTGGGCAGCCCGCGCCACCCATTGGGCGGCCTGCAACGCCACCGCCCGCGCCGGGCGGCAACACCTGGCTTGGCGGCAATGTGCCTGCCCCGGGTGGCAATATGGGCCGCCCCGCCGCCCCGACTGATGGCTTCTTTCCCGAGATACCGCAGGAGACGCCGCAGCAGGCAGCGCCGCTGCAAACGCCCCGGATTTCCCTTGAGGAAGCACTGCGCGCCAAGGGGTTGGGCCAAGGGGGGCCAAGCAACCCACTACTGGCGGCCGCCGCCAATCTGCTGATCCTGTTTGGGCGGTTGCGCACCGGTATGGTCGAAATGCAGGCCCAGCCCTTGATGGAACATGTCACGCGCGAGCTGAATAGCTTTGAACAAAACGCCGTCAGCGCAGGCGCCGACCCGCACGAGGCGCAGGTCGCGAAATACGCGCTTTGCGGGACGGCGGATGATATCGTACAGAACCTGCCCGGTGCCGATAAAGGCGTCTGGATACAATATTCCATGGTCGCGCGCTTCTTTCAGCGCAGGGATTCCGGGGTGGGGTTCTTTCAAGAGGCTGAAAAAGCCATGCAGGCCCCGGCCCAGCGGTTTGATCTGCTGGAACTGATGCTGGTCTGCATGTCCCTTGGTTTTGAGGGGCAGTACCGGACGGCGCCCAATGGCGCGGTTGAGTTGGCCCGGGTCCGGTCCGCAATTTACGAAACACTGCGCCGGGTCAAGCCGCGCCCGGATGACGATATCTCGGTCAAGTGGGCGGGCGTGCCGATGACCGGGCGTCGGAAATTTGGCGGTTTGCCATTGTGGATCTATGGCGGGATTGCTGCAGCCCTTGTGGTGGGGACTTTTGCGACCCTGTCGACGCTGATCAACCGCGATGGCAATACGGTGGCGACAGAACTGACCGAGATGCATCCAAACGTGACCCAAATCTCGCTCGTGCGGAATTTTGACATCAACCCGTTTGTGCCCCCAGCCGGGGATGAAAGCCAGCTGGAACGCATCACCGATGCCTTGTCGGATCAGATCGCCGAAGGCGCGGTTGAGGTCGGCACAAAGGGCGATTTCATCTTTATCCGGGTTGGAAATGCGCTCTTGTTCAACTCTGGCAGCGTCGACGTCAAACCGGAATTTCAGGCCGTTGCCGGACCGATCCTGAATGTGCTGAACGCCGAACGCGGCCCGGTTCGTGTGGTTGGGTTTACCGACAGCATTCCGCTATCCGGGCGGGGTCGCTTTCGCACCAATCAAGAGCTGTCGGTGGCGCGGGCAGAGGGCGTCGCGGCTATTCTGCGCGATGGCCTCAGTGCACCGTCTTGTGACGCCGAGACGGTCAGTGTGGTCACCGATAATGGCGACAGCGTAGCCGTGCCGTTGAACAGCGACGCCCCCGGCTGTGGGTCGGCCGCCGAACGGCTAAGCGTCGAGGGTCTGGGTGAGGCGGACCCCATTGGCGATAATGCAACGGCTGAAGGCCGTGCGCTGAACCGCCGGGTTGAAATCCTTCTGGCGCGCGAGGGCACATTTTGA